A stretch of the Archangium violaceum genome encodes the following:
- a CDS encoding NUDIX hydrolase translates to MTDGRSWEGNWKVRLYERVRERGYDSLSAFADARPTASLVALAEELGKDDVAGVQVFSGLLAEAERSHRVTRLVRGQLVRELWACLPNGWPTVMDDANRFKVAKAIGLWSSLTPTTHEKRVEQARAALRATPPPPGWLPHGPDDELLLTLLPDEGV, encoded by the coding sequence ATGACCGACGGACGTTCCTGGGAGGGCAACTGGAAGGTGCGCCTGTACGAGCGGGTCCGCGAGCGGGGCTACGACTCGCTCTCCGCCTTCGCAGATGCTCGTCCGACCGCTTCGCTGGTGGCGCTGGCCGAGGAGCTTGGCAAGGACGACGTCGCCGGGGTGCAGGTGTTCAGCGGGTTGCTTGCCGAGGCGGAGCGAAGCCATCGGGTCACTCGCCTTGTCCGCGGACAACTCGTGCGAGAACTGTGGGCATGTCTCCCAAACGGCTGGCCGACCGTTATGGATGACGCCAACCGTTTCAAGGTTGCCAAGGCAATCGGATTGTGGAGTTCCCTTACCCCAACAACCCATGAGAAGCGCGTCGAGCAGGCTCGGGCAGCGCTTCGTGCCACGCCACCACCGCCCGGTTGGCTCCCGCACGGGCCCGACGATGAGTTGCTGCTGACGCTCCTGCCCGACGAGGGGGTCTGA
- a CDS encoding DUF2380 domain-containing protein, whose translation MTSALLVLLLSAMALLSTGCVSLTPPPGRGMSLRYTSGEATGPASAQGPGVESPRLLASTPESETPERLHRHRAARGEVTAAGLDRAEREARQRALAAQLAFRGALREVSGTTRRISREFARLNASGRGLASGNGVFLRYADYGATQLRWMEAQLTAATRLASAASEVEDPDIQLALLRVAGPRLEAAMVGSLLLAVWLDFLNLADVALEQHLYPVETLFADMWRRQEMLEPAMRALSSREHEQVEAAARDVPLLVGHLTDEFATTVERMRVAAEHLQKMLVLKEAIETVTMLSTMRFSLPSAPPSAPALVGIGLAVGGDGVMMGTRIVVSAEWVERVRQLVRAGVLSLPVVSAAVRIQAGQVMLAQAHGELPRGVRDALGDGPEVGAMHETGKAGAGMAEPPRHHVLPKEFREWFEKRGFTGEMDIDEFCVRLEQAHHEAIHGGGNWKLGRTWPGEWNRMIMKALRDAEFEAGRMLTRNEVMDIVADRMKFYDIPMNFTPWRR comes from the coding sequence ATGACGTCCGCGCTGCTGGTGCTGCTGCTCTCCGCCATGGCCCTGCTGTCCACCGGCTGCGTGTCGCTGACGCCACCACCCGGCAGGGGGATGAGCCTGCGCTACACGTCGGGCGAGGCCACGGGGCCTGCATCGGCCCAGGGGCCGGGTGTCGAGTCTCCCCGCCTCCTCGCCTCAACGCCCGAGTCCGAGACACCGGAGCGGTTGCACCGGCACCGGGCCGCCCGCGGGGAGGTGACGGCGGCGGGCCTGGACCGCGCGGAAAGGGAGGCGCGGCAGCGGGCCCTCGCGGCCCAGCTGGCGTTTCGCGGTGCTCTTCGCGAAGTGTCAGGCACCACCCGCCGCATCTCCAGAGAGTTCGCCCGGCTCAACGCCAGTGGCCGGGGCCTCGCCAGTGGAAACGGTGTCTTCCTCCGCTACGCCGACTACGGCGCCACGCAACTGAGGTGGATGGAGGCCCAGCTCACCGCCGCCACCCGGCTGGCCAGCGCCGCGTCGGAGGTGGAGGACCCGGACATTCAGCTCGCCCTGCTGCGCGTGGCCGGCCCACGGCTGGAAGCCGCCATGGTGGGCTCGCTCCTGCTCGCCGTCTGGCTCGATTTCCTCAACCTCGCTGACGTCGCGCTCGAACAGCACCTCTACCCCGTGGAGACGCTCTTCGCGGACATGTGGCGCAGGCAGGAAATGCTTGAGCCCGCCATGCGGGCGCTCTCCTCGCGAGAGCACGAGCAGGTGGAGGCCGCGGCGCGAGACGTGCCGCTGCTGGTAGGCCATCTCACCGACGAATTCGCCACCACCGTGGAGAGAATGCGCGTGGCGGCGGAGCACCTCCAGAAGATGCTGGTGCTCAAGGAAGCCATCGAGACTGTCACGATGCTCTCGACGATGAGGTTCTCGCTGCCCTCGGCGCCTCCGTCCGCGCCCGCCCTGGTGGGTATTGGCCTGGCGGTAGGCGGCGACGGGGTGATGATGGGTACGCGGATTGTCGTGTCCGCCGAGTGGGTGGAGAGGGTGCGCCAGTTGGTGCGCGCGGGTGTCCTCTCCCTGCCCGTTGTCAGCGCCGCCGTGCGGATTCAGGCGGGCCAGGTGATGCTCGCGCAGGCGCATGGCGAGCTGCCGAGGGGCGTGCGCGACGCGCTGGGCGATGGGCCCGAGGTGGGGGCCATGCACGAGACGGGCAAGGCGGGGGCTGGCATGGCCGAGCCGCCGCGGCACCACGTCCTGCCGAAGGAGTTCCGCGAGTGGTTCGAGAAGCGCGGCTTCACCGGCGAGATGGACATCGACGAGTTCTGCGTCAGGCTGGAGCAGGCGCACCACGAGGCCATCCACGGCGGTGGGAACTGGAAACTGGGGCGCACATGGCCCGGTGAATGGAACCGGATGATCATGAAGGCGCTGCGCGACGCCGAGTTTGAAGCTGGCCGGATGTTGACGCGGAACGAGGTCATGGACATCGTCGCGGATCGTATGAAGTTCTACGACATCCCGATGAATTTCACTCCTTGGAGAAGGTGA
- a CDS encoding sensor histidine kinase, with protein MNEGSIVRATLKALFVPRRLLPIILISVPLVAAQARFSYEPMAAHLGILLCAVCVAVAPVSYRVIFPEGLDFSHGGIRLLLYATVGVGVVLSTGVVLPKLIGMGPTFLTDRYSLAICMALFLVGGWGLGRDIGFEESLARERARAARLALEAEQAQLLALRSHLDPHFLFNTLNAIAEWCQTDGAVAEAAVLRLSSMLRSVLAGVRAATWPLERELELVRTLFELHLLRDPDLFHLSVQVEPGLESFPVPPLVLLPLAENAVKHGPAAGHRGSISLSVQTRGDTLLFSLENPGASKGPREGSSGLPTVERRLALAYAGGASLALDSQEARTRVTVTLPRCGPVPGIVT; from the coding sequence ATGAACGAAGGCTCCATCGTCCGCGCCACCCTCAAGGCGCTCTTCGTGCCCAGGCGGCTGCTCCCCATCATCCTCATCAGCGTGCCGCTGGTGGCCGCCCAGGCCCGCTTCAGCTACGAGCCGATGGCCGCCCACCTGGGGATTCTCCTGTGCGCCGTGTGCGTGGCCGTGGCCCCGGTGTCCTACCGCGTCATCTTCCCCGAGGGCCTCGACTTCAGCCACGGCGGCATCCGCCTGCTGCTCTACGCCACCGTGGGCGTGGGCGTCGTGCTGTCCACGGGTGTCGTGCTGCCCAAGCTGATCGGCATGGGACCCACCTTCCTCACCGACCGCTACAGCCTCGCCATCTGCATGGCCCTCTTCCTCGTGGGCGGCTGGGGCCTGGGCCGGGACATCGGCTTCGAGGAGAGCCTCGCCCGTGAGCGCGCCCGCGCCGCCCGGCTCGCGCTCGAGGCCGAGCAGGCACAGTTGCTCGCCCTGCGCAGCCACCTGGACCCGCATTTCCTCTTCAACACGCTCAACGCCATCGCCGAGTGGTGCCAGACGGACGGTGCCGTGGCCGAGGCCGCCGTGCTGCGGCTGTCCTCCATGCTGCGCAGTGTGCTCGCCGGCGTGCGCGCCGCCACCTGGCCCCTGGAGCGCGAGCTGGAGTTGGTGCGCACCCTCTTCGAGCTGCACCTGCTGCGCGACCCGGACCTCTTCCATCTCTCCGTGCAGGTGGAGCCCGGCCTCGAGTCCTTCCCCGTGCCACCCCTCGTCCTGCTGCCGCTGGCGGAGAACGCGGTGAAGCACGGGCCCGCCGCCGGCCACCGCGGCTCCATCTCCCTCTCCGTCCAGACCCGAGGCGACACGCTCCTCTTCTCTCTGGAGAACCCCGGTGCCTCCAAGGGTCCTCGTGAGGGCAGCAGTGGCCTGCCCACCGTGGAGCGCCGGCTCGCCCTCGCCTACGCTGGCGGCGCGAGCCTCGCCCTCGACAGCCAGGAAGCTCGCACCCGCGTCACCGTCACCCTGCCCCGCTGCGGCCCCGTGCCCGGCATCGTCACCTGA